One genomic region from Streptomyces sp. NBC_00582 encodes:
- the ltrA gene encoding group II intron reverse transcriptase/maturase, translating into MNNDVPSTTTWPGSMTAERRVLDQQIKLHRWARTEPDRRFDDVFNLICDQATLLVAWERVSGNRGARTAGVGVTRYHVEERHGLIPFLEELRSSLKDGSFTELPVKQAVIPKKNGKVRYLGIPTLRDRVAQMALKLVLEPIFEVDFYPSSYGYRPGRRAQDAIAEIHHFTSKPSNYEWVIEGDIKACFDNVDHHVLMDLVAERVKDRKVLRLVSAFLRTGVVELQGGFAESLTGTPQGGGVSPLLANIYLSVLDRHFSRIWDIEMTPAWRRQHRRRKGLPNFRLVRYADDFVVLVHGTREEAEALKTEIGVLLANRLKMTLSDEKTHITHIDDGFVFLGFHIQRRPWGGGRRVVLTIPAKQALASVMHKIKKLTGRGMTSLSLEEVLRAVNPVLRGWAAYFRYGVSKKTFSYLGWYAWRRMNLWIRRKHPRMTWKQMRRRYFPADSIAEGGIVLYNPAKMKVERYRFRGAQISTPYNIDEVDPRGARFRRTSHDDVAFVGQVSEYLA; encoded by the coding sequence TTGAATAACGACGTGCCGTCGACAACAACTTGGCCGGGCAGTATGACGGCTGAGCGACGGGTACTCGATCAGCAGATCAAGCTGCACCGATGGGCAAGGACCGAACCGGATCGCCGGTTCGATGATGTATTCAACTTGATCTGTGATCAGGCCACATTATTGGTGGCCTGGGAACGGGTCTCTGGCAACCGGGGTGCCAGGACAGCGGGCGTGGGGGTCACCCGTTATCACGTCGAGGAACGTCATGGATTGATTCCGTTCCTGGAGGAGCTTCGCTCTTCGCTCAAGGACGGGTCCTTCACGGAGCTTCCGGTCAAGCAGGCGGTGATTCCCAAGAAGAACGGAAAGGTTCGTTACTTGGGTATCCCGACTCTGCGCGACCGGGTGGCGCAGATGGCTCTCAAGTTGGTCCTGGAACCGATCTTCGAGGTCGATTTCTATCCATCCAGTTACGGATACCGGCCTGGACGTCGGGCTCAGGATGCCATCGCCGAGATCCACCACTTCACCAGTAAGCCGTCGAACTACGAGTGGGTCATCGAGGGCGACATCAAGGCTTGCTTCGACAACGTCGATCACCACGTCCTAATGGACCTGGTGGCCGAGCGCGTCAAGGACCGCAAGGTTCTGCGGCTGGTCAGCGCGTTTCTGCGGACCGGAGTTGTCGAATTGCAGGGTGGATTCGCGGAGTCCCTCACCGGAACTCCGCAAGGAGGAGGCGTCTCACCGCTGTTGGCGAACATCTATCTCTCCGTCCTGGACCGGCATTTCTCGCGGATCTGGGACATCGAGATGACCCCGGCCTGGCGTCGGCAGCATCGGCGTCGCAAGGGGCTGCCGAACTTCCGGCTGGTGCGTTACGCCGATGACTTCGTAGTGCTTGTGCACGGCACGAGGGAAGAGGCTGAAGCACTGAAGACGGAGATCGGTGTGCTGCTGGCCAACAGGCTGAAGATGACCCTTTCGGACGAGAAGACCCACATCACACACATCGACGACGGGTTCGTCTTCCTGGGCTTCCACATCCAGCGCAGGCCCTGGGGCGGAGGTCGTCGTGTTGTGCTCACCATTCCGGCCAAGCAGGCTTTGGCATCGGTGATGCACAAGATCAAGAAGTTGACGGGGCGTGGTATGACCTCGCTCTCGTTGGAGGAGGTGCTGCGGGCGGTCAACCCGGTTCTTCGGGGCTGGGCAGCCTATTTCCGCTACGGCGTCTCGAAGAAGACGTTCTCGTACCTCGGCTGGTACGCGTGGCGGAGAATGAATCTCTGGATTCGCCGCAAGCACCCCCGCATGACCTGGAAACAGATGCGACGCCGATATTTCCCAGCGGACAGCATCGCAGAGGGCGGGATCGTTCTCTACAACCCGGCGAAGATGAAGGTCGAACGCTACCGCTTCCGCGGAGCGCAGATCAGCACGCCCTACAACATCGACGAGGTCGATCCACGCGGGGCTCGCTTCCGCCGGACCAGCCACGACGATGTGGCCTTCGTCGGTCAGGTCAGTGAATACCTCGCCTGA
- a CDS encoding AIPR family protein — MVSVQSNDQRLLERILEDQHRKLAPDKSRDDFFTFFAADKALQDWDLDNDEIMDGIVDGAHDCGIDGIWTFVDERYITADAHQFLPSRAGKIELVVLQAKNSSGYQESVIEKLHFHLPTLLDMGREEEGLVAHTNAKLLERTRRFLHILEELASSFPQVHIKVIYANKSAETPHPNVKAKGDRLRRELAKITSDTRADLEYLNAADLRERTARGAKAVAQLVFTETPMSTSLGEGYVCLARLDEYYRFITSDNEALRLELFESNVRDYAGSTAVNNAIGETLRSGTGEDFWWFNNGVTVVADAAQIAGKKIVVREPQIVNGLQTSHEIYSYFQNGGQHRDRSLLVKIVVAPENGTARDRIIRATNSQTQLPAGALRATESIQKDIEESLGHAGGYYYERRASYYRNLGFPLDRVVSMARLAREFTAFVLREPHTALRHSDALLLDDQHYAQIFSPRHDLDIYRLCLDVHTRLRAFLTRYAEDRPLLGDSLENWLYPLAAISAYTLTRLRQPSPRDLLNIDLDHLSDDLMFRMTGTLEQSFKSVLRRNKAGGVDRIARTTDFTTKIRQAVVSQSRYHIEG; from the coding sequence GTGGTGTCGGTGCAGAGCAATGATCAGCGGCTGCTGGAGCGCATCTTGGAGGACCAGCATCGTAAGCTCGCGCCGGACAAGAGCCGGGACGACTTCTTCACGTTCTTCGCCGCGGACAAGGCCCTTCAGGACTGGGACCTGGACAACGACGAGATCATGGACGGCATCGTCGACGGTGCACACGACTGCGGAATTGACGGTATCTGGACGTTCGTGGACGAGCGCTACATCACCGCTGACGCGCATCAGTTCCTTCCGTCACGTGCTGGCAAGATCGAACTGGTCGTTCTGCAGGCGAAGAACTCGTCGGGTTACCAGGAGTCTGTGATCGAGAAGCTTCACTTCCATCTGCCGACTCTGCTGGATATGGGCCGGGAGGAGGAGGGTCTGGTCGCGCACACCAACGCCAAACTGCTGGAGCGTACGCGCCGCTTCCTGCACATTCTCGAGGAACTAGCGTCTTCCTTCCCGCAGGTTCACATCAAGGTGATCTACGCGAACAAGTCGGCTGAGACGCCGCACCCGAACGTGAAGGCCAAGGGTGACCGGCTCAGGCGGGAACTTGCGAAGATCACGTCCGATACGCGGGCTGACTTGGAGTACCTCAATGCTGCTGACCTGCGAGAGCGGACTGCCCGGGGAGCGAAAGCCGTCGCGCAGTTGGTGTTCACCGAAACGCCGATGAGCACGTCGCTCGGCGAGGGATACGTATGTCTGGCGCGGCTGGACGAGTACTACCGCTTCATCACGTCCGACAACGAGGCGTTGCGCCTGGAGTTGTTCGAGTCGAACGTGCGCGACTACGCGGGATCCACCGCCGTGAACAACGCCATCGGTGAGACCCTGAGGTCCGGTACCGGCGAGGACTTCTGGTGGTTCAACAACGGTGTCACCGTTGTCGCGGACGCCGCCCAGATCGCCGGCAAGAAGATCGTGGTCAGGGAGCCTCAGATCGTCAACGGGCTACAGACCAGCCATGAGATCTACAGCTACTTCCAGAACGGCGGCCAGCACCGTGACCGGTCCCTCCTGGTGAAGATCGTGGTTGCTCCGGAGAACGGCACGGCTCGCGACCGCATCATCCGGGCGACCAACAGCCAGACCCAGCTGCCCGCCGGAGCGTTGCGCGCCACAGAGTCCATCCAGAAGGACATCGAGGAGAGCCTCGGTCACGCGGGCGGTTACTACTACGAGCGCCGGGCCAGCTACTACCGCAACCTCGGGTTCCCTCTGGACCGGGTCGTCAGCATGGCCCGGCTCGCCCGCGAGTTCACCGCCTTTGTGCTGCGCGAACCGCACACCGCGCTGCGGCACTCCGACGCGCTGCTGCTCGACGACCAGCATTATGCGCAGATCTTCTCGCCGCGGCACGATCTGGACATCTACCGGCTGTGCCTCGACGTGCACACCAGGCTGCGCGCGTTTCTCACTCGGTACGCCGAAGACCGTCCCTTGCTGGGGGATTCGCTCGAGAACTGGCTCTACCCGCTGGCGGCCATTTCCGCCTACACCCTCACACGGCTACGGCAGCCGTCGCCGCGGGACCTTCTCAACATCGACCTCGACCATCTCAGCGACGACTTGATGTTCCGCATGACAGGAACTCTGGAACAGAGCTTCAAGAGCGTCCTGCGCCGCAACAAGGCCGGCGGAGTTGACCGGATCGCCCGCACCACCGACTTCACCACCAAGATCCGCCAAGCCGTCGTGTCCCAGAGCCGCTATCACATCGAGGGCTGA
- a CDS encoding IS110 family transposase, with translation MTTRQRSTSSSADPPVRREVVLGVDTHGEVHVAAVISPLGKILGTESFPATVAGYRQLLMWARKRGTVRRAGVECTGTFGAGLSRYLLAQQIQVFEVNRPDRSARRLLGKSDPLDAQAAARAVLSGRARARAKSGDGPVHSARIYKLAKDSAVKARTQAINQLKAVLVIADPALRERLSSLGNAELFRTCATLSPPDGGGDEDAVAQATHMTLRMLAERIEQLTGQINELNQRLTRLVERHAPQLLVPVGIGPDSAVTLLITMGDNPERLNTEASFAALCGVSPIEYSSGRRCTRRLNYGGDRQANAALHRIVFTRLRHDPRTQAYYERRTQEGKTRREIVRCLKRYAAREVFNWSDRLPAPLRYRGVRDT, from the coding sequence ATGACGACCCGACAGCGCAGCACCTCATCGAGCGCGGATCCGCCCGTTCGGCGCGAGGTCGTCTTGGGCGTGGACACGCACGGCGAGGTGCATGTTGCCGCCGTGATCTCCCCGCTCGGGAAGATCCTCGGAACGGAGTCCTTTCCCGCGACGGTGGCCGGCTACCGACAGTTGCTCATGTGGGCCCGCAAGCGGGGTACGGTGCGCCGGGCCGGTGTGGAGTGCACCGGCACCTTCGGCGCGGGCCTGTCCCGCTACCTGCTGGCCCAGCAGATTCAGGTGTTCGAAGTGAACCGGCCCGACCGCTCGGCCCGCCGACTGCTGGGGAAGTCGGACCCGCTCGACGCTCAGGCCGCCGCGCGGGCCGTGCTCAGCGGTCGTGCCCGGGCCCGGGCCAAATCCGGCGACGGTCCGGTACACAGCGCCCGGATCTACAAACTCGCCAAGGACTCCGCGGTCAAGGCCCGTACCCAGGCGATCAACCAGCTCAAGGCCGTCCTGGTCATCGCCGACCCCGCCCTGCGCGAGCGGTTGTCGAGCTTGGGCAATGCCGAGCTGTTCCGCACCTGCGCGACCCTCAGCCCGCCCGATGGTGGGGGAGACGAGGACGCGGTGGCCCAGGCCACCCACATGACGTTGCGCATGCTCGCCGAACGCATCGAACAGCTCACCGGACAGATCAATGAGCTGAACCAACGCCTGACCCGGCTCGTCGAACGTCACGCCCCACAGCTGCTCGTACCGGTGGGCATCGGTCCGGACAGCGCCGTCACTCTCCTGATCACCATGGGGGACAACCCCGAGCGGCTGAACACCGAGGCGTCCTTTGCTGCCCTTTGCGGAGTCAGCCCCATCGAGTATTCGTCGGGCCGTCGGTGCACGCGCCGGCTCAACTACGGCGGCGACCGGCAGGCCAACGCCGCTCTGCACCGCATCGTCTTCACCCGGCTGCGCCACGATCCGCGCACCCAGGCGTACTACGAACGCCGCACGCAGGAGGGCAAGACCCGACGTGAGATCGTCCGATGCCTCAAGCGATATGCGGCCCGCGAGGTCTTCAACTGGTCAGACCGGTTGCCCGCACCCCTGCGTTATAGGGGCGTCCGTGATACGTGA
- a CDS encoding ABC transporter ATP-binding protein has product MNTASAPTTDETSLSGRETVKALSAYVRPHRWAVALGLLCALVGTAGGLLQPLATKALVDRLASGETITGILVALTALVVVGTAVEAFGAYVLERTAETVVLAARRTLVGRLLRLRIAEWERIAPGDLMSRITSDTTLLRAVSTQAVVSAATGAVAFVAAIVMMAFLDVALLGVTLGVVALTGGAAALVMPRIAHATERAQKAVGEISTALERALGAFRTVKASGAEERETARVEAAARRAWRHGVKSAKWQSVAGSADELAVQLAFVAVLAVGGARVASGAIHVSTLIAFLLYLFYLIEPVSKLVDAISHYQEGAAAISRIAQVERLSTEPTSRRMSVLPRQAAGVSGPASVRFEDVSFRYRPGLPHVHRQMSFEVPGTGLTAFVGPSGAGKSTIFALIERFHEATGGRVLVDGKNVQDWPLTELRSAIGYVEQDAPVLAGTLRENLVFAAPGTTDDDLRDVLARTGLDTLVERLPHGLDTQLGHRGSKLSGCERQRIAIARALLRRPRLLLLDEATSQLDAVNELALRDVIAEVARETTVLVVAHRLSTVTGADRIVVMDAGRVRAVGTHEELVAQDRLYAQLAATQLLAPAR; this is encoded by the coding sequence GTGAACACCGCATCCGCCCCGACGACGGATGAAACATCCCTGTCCGGCCGAGAGACGGTCAAAGCGCTGAGCGCATATGTCCGCCCGCACCGGTGGGCCGTCGCCCTCGGCCTGCTGTGCGCCCTGGTCGGGACTGCGGGGGGACTGCTGCAGCCGCTGGCTACGAAGGCGCTGGTGGACCGGCTCGCCTCCGGTGAGACCATCACGGGGATCCTGGTCGCGCTCACCGCTCTGGTGGTGGTGGGCACTGCGGTCGAGGCGTTCGGCGCGTATGTGCTGGAGCGGACGGCGGAGACGGTGGTGCTGGCCGCGCGGCGCACCCTTGTGGGGCGGTTGCTGCGGCTGCGGATCGCGGAGTGGGAGCGGATCGCGCCGGGTGACCTGATGTCCCGCATCACCTCGGACACGACGCTGCTGCGCGCGGTCAGCACCCAGGCGGTCGTCTCCGCGGCCACGGGCGCGGTGGCCTTCGTGGCGGCGATCGTGATGATGGCGTTTCTGGACGTCGCGCTGCTGGGTGTGACGCTCGGCGTGGTCGCGCTGACCGGTGGGGCCGCCGCCCTGGTGATGCCGAGGATCGCGCATGCCACCGAGCGTGCGCAGAAGGCGGTCGGTGAGATCTCCACCGCGTTGGAACGGGCTCTCGGGGCGTTCCGTACGGTGAAGGCGTCAGGTGCGGAGGAGCGGGAGACCGCGCGGGTGGAGGCGGCGGCACGGCGGGCGTGGCGGCACGGAGTGAAGAGTGCCAAGTGGCAGTCCGTGGCCGGCTCGGCGGACGAACTCGCCGTCCAGTTGGCATTTGTCGCGGTGCTCGCGGTCGGCGGGGCGCGGGTGGCGTCCGGGGCGATTCACGTGTCCACGCTCATCGCCTTCCTGCTGTACCTCTTCTACCTGATCGAGCCGGTGTCCAAGCTGGTCGACGCCATTTCCCACTACCAGGAGGGGGCGGCAGCGATCTCCCGGATCGCGCAGGTGGAACGCCTGTCGACAGAGCCGACATCCCGGCGAATGAGTGTCCTGCCCAGGCAGGCAGCGGGAGTGTCGGGTCCGGCGTCGGTCCGCTTCGAGGACGTGTCCTTCCGCTACCGCCCGGGCCTGCCGCACGTCCACCGGCAGATGAGTTTCGAGGTACCGGGCACCGGGCTGACGGCCTTCGTGGGCCCCTCGGGTGCGGGCAAGTCGACCATCTTCGCGCTCATCGAGCGATTCCACGAGGCCACCGGCGGCCGGGTCCTGGTCGACGGCAAGAACGTACAGGACTGGCCCCTGACCGAGCTGCGGTCCGCCATCGGCTATGTGGAGCAGGACGCTCCGGTGCTCGCCGGCACGCTCAGGGAGAACCTTGTCTTCGCCGCGCCCGGCACGACGGACGACGACCTCCGCGACGTCCTGGCCCGGACGGGGCTCGACACCCTCGTCGAGCGCCTGCCCCACGGCCTGGACACCCAGCTCGGACACCGTGGCTCGAAGCTGTCGGGATGCGAGCGGCAGCGCATCGCCATCGCCCGCGCCCTGCTGCGGCGGCCCCGGCTGTTGCTCCTTGACGAGGCGACCTCGCAGCTCGACGCCGTCAACGAGCTGGCGCTGCGGGATGTCATCGCGGAGGTGGCCCGCGAGACCACGGTGTTGGTGGTGGCCCACCGCCTGTCGACGGTGACAGGCGCCGACCGGATCGTCGTGATGGACGCCGGCCGGGTTCGGGCCGTGGGCACCCATGAGGAACTGGTGGCCCAGGACCGGCTGTACGCGCAGCTGGCGGCCACTCAGCTCCTGGCCCCTGCGCGATGA
- a CDS encoding peptidylprolyl isomerase has product MAVRTSQGPLPLRLDRAKAPCTVQSFMHLARHRFYDRTVCHRLTAYPTLKVLQCGDPTGTGEGGPGYAYKDELPVDLPPAPSDPTGTRRLYGRGLLAMANAGPNTNGSQFFVVYGDSALRPNYTVFGTVGAAGLKTLDKIAAGGIEPTTQDPAPVDGTPVLRTELLSVRPSCRP; this is encoded by the coding sequence ATGGCTGTTCGGACGAGCCAGGGCCCGCTCCCGCTGCGTCTGGACCGGGCGAAGGCGCCGTGCACGGTCCAGAGCTTCATGCACCTGGCACGCCACCGGTTCTACGATCGTACGGTGTGCCATCGGCTGACGGCGTATCCGACGCTGAAGGTCCTGCAGTGTGGCGACCCGACCGGCACCGGCGAGGGTGGGCCGGGGTACGCGTACAAGGACGAGCTGCCGGTGGACCTACCGCCGGCACCGAGCGATCCGACCGGCACCCGTCGCCTTTACGGGCGCGGTCTGTTGGCGATGGCCAACGCCGGGCCGAACACGAATGGTTCGCAGTTCTTCGTCGTCTACGGCGACTCCGCGCTGCGACCGAACTACACGGTGTTCGGCACGGTCGGTGCCGCCGGCTTGAAGACGCTCGACAAGATCGCTGCTGGCGGAATCGAGCCAACTACGCAGGACCCGGCGCCTGTCGACGGCACGCCCGTACTGAGGACCGAACTGCTCAGCGTCCGGCCGTCCTGCCGGCCCTGA
- a CDS encoding DUF418 domain-containing protein has product MTEMQPLQETSAPQENSPPQHRTSPESAAPASSGPSTGRLVGVDLARALAVFGMYVVHIGPPLSATHGAASWVRYMAEGHSSVLFATLAGFSLMLISGRREPKTGLAGRQAKARIVIRAVVLLALGTALAAVYGPVIILNFYGLYFLLALPLVRLRARTLAITAAGLALVTPQLAFALNGLLTEPVQQSINAYDPLHRLSEVGVLDLLFTGFYPVITWMPFVIAGMALGRLDLSSGRVQRRLAALGAALTVAAYGTSLLLAGKYALASLAEGGPSSGDSGSMPPDSGSLEPRFPASLLLTGGPHSGTTFDIIGSIGVAILVIVGATVAMDRLPRLRRLAAPVIAVGTMSLTAYVGHFVVQSLLPGPALVTGHVTQQSWVPVLMFILGAIVFAGTWSRFFRRGPLEYLLNAATKPARHIR; this is encoded by the coding sequence ATGACAGAGATGCAGCCGCTGCAGGAGACGTCAGCTCCGCAGGAGAACTCGCCTCCGCAGCACCGGACCTCGCCCGAGTCCGCCGCGCCGGCCTCGTCCGGCCCCTCGACGGGACGCCTCGTCGGGGTGGACCTGGCCCGCGCGCTGGCCGTGTTCGGCATGTACGTCGTGCACATCGGCCCCCCGCTGTCGGCCACACACGGCGCCGCCAGCTGGGTGCGGTACATGGCGGAGGGGCACTCGTCGGTGCTGTTCGCCACCCTCGCCGGGTTCTCACTGATGCTGATCTCCGGCCGCCGGGAACCGAAGACCGGTCTGGCCGGCCGTCAGGCGAAGGCCCGCATCGTCATCCGCGCCGTGGTCCTGCTGGCGCTGGGCACCGCGTTGGCGGCGGTCTACGGGCCGGTGATCATTCTCAACTTCTACGGCCTCTACTTCCTCCTCGCCCTGCCCCTGGTGCGACTGCGCGCCAGGACCCTCGCGATCACCGCGGCCGGCCTCGCCCTGGTCACACCCCAGCTCGCCTTCGCCCTCAACGGGCTGCTGACCGAGCCGGTCCAGCAGAGCATCAACGCCTACGACCCGCTCCACCGGCTCAGCGAGGTCGGCGTGCTCGACCTGCTGTTCACCGGCTTCTACCCGGTGATCACCTGGATGCCGTTCGTGATCGCCGGTATGGCGCTGGGCCGCCTCGACCTGTCCTCCGGCAGGGTCCAGCGGCGCCTGGCCGCGCTCGGAGCCGCCCTCACCGTGGCCGCCTACGGCACGTCCCTGCTGTTGGCCGGCAAGTACGCGCTGGCGAGCCTCGCGGAAGGCGGGCCGTCGTCCGGCGACTCCGGGTCGATGCCCCCCGACAGCGGGTCCCTCGAGCCCCGTTTTCCGGCCTCGTTGCTCCTGACGGGCGGGCCGCACAGCGGCACCACGTTCGACATCATCGGCAGCATCGGAGTCGCGATCCTCGTGATCGTGGGCGCGACGGTGGCGATGGACCGCCTGCCGCGACTGCGCCGCCTCGCGGCACCCGTCATCGCCGTGGGCACCATGTCCCTGACCGCCTACGTCGGCCACTTCGTCGTACAGTCACTGCTGCCCGGGCCCGCGCTCGTGACCGGGCACGTCACCCAGCAGTCCTGGGTGCCGGTGCTCATGTTCATCCTCGGGGCGATCGTGTTCGCCGGAACCTGGTCCCGCTTCTTCCGCCGCGGCCCCCTGGAATACCTCCTCAACGCCGCCACCAAGCCCGCGAGGCACATCCGATGA
- a CDS encoding multicopper oxidase family protein has translation MLRTTKEQAAGMAPGAALVEPSDLNPATPKDLNVQLTAVQQEVMISGKKVLAETYNGSLVGPTLHVVPGQRVTLKLANHLGTSTNLHYHGMHLSPEGSADNIDLSVKPGQIQTYHLDIPANQEPGTYWYHDHEMCDGNGHPMPGMTMSPAPANVRCNGTESQIGAGLSGTIIVGDSRETLPPAYRGITAHTLALKDTQINSSSSIVYPDGVLEPASPTVRLVNGQYQPTLTMKAGETQLWRIANEGYAITYDLQLDGGTFTVVNQDGIPAAAPARAKHLLMPPGRRFDVLVTAGATGSTWLRTLAHKTGPDPDNGAGDEYPETALMKVNVQKDSGNAGPAATAGRPGMATSPQIAGPLPGSHPDLSKEPIARSRSIVLNDDGGNNFWINGKLFDHTKPTFKKPATLGTVEEWTLTNTSGHDHPFHLHVAPFQILSVNGVAQPRADYMDVMSVPHAVKGKPGKVVIRIRFADFTGKWFFHCHITGHEDTGMMGYLNVIAAG, from the coding sequence TTGCTGCGGACGACCAAAGAGCAGGCGGCCGGCATGGCTCCCGGCGCTGCGCTGGTGGAACCGTCCGACCTCAACCCGGCGACCCCGAAGGATCTCAACGTCCAGCTGACGGCGGTTCAGCAAGAGGTGATGATCTCGGGCAAGAAGGTCCTCGCGGAAACCTACAACGGGAGTCTCGTCGGGCCGACCCTCCATGTGGTTCCAGGCCAGCGTGTCACCTTGAAACTGGCCAATCATCTTGGCACGTCCACCAACCTGCATTACCACGGGATGCACCTGTCCCCGGAGGGAAGCGCGGACAACATCGACCTGTCCGTTAAGCCGGGGCAGATTCAGACCTACCACCTCGACATTCCCGCCAACCAGGAACCCGGAACGTACTGGTACCACGACCACGAGATGTGCGACGGGAACGGCCATCCGATGCCGGGGATGACGATGAGCCCCGCACCCGCGAACGTTCGCTGCAATGGAACTGAGAGCCAGATCGGGGCGGGGCTGTCGGGAACCATCATCGTCGGGGACAGCCGCGAAACTCTGCCACCGGCCTACCGCGGGATCACCGCTCACACCTTGGCGCTCAAGGACACCCAGATCAACTCATCCAGCTCGATCGTCTACCCCGACGGGGTCCTCGAGCCCGCATCGCCGACGGTCCGGCTGGTCAACGGCCAATACCAGCCCACGCTGACCATGAAAGCCGGGGAAACCCAGCTGTGGCGCATCGCCAACGAAGGCTACGCCATCACCTACGACCTCCAGCTCGACGGCGGCACCTTCACCGTGGTCAACCAGGACGGGATTCCCGCCGCGGCGCCGGCCCGGGCCAAACACCTTCTGATGCCGCCCGGCAGACGCTTCGACGTCCTGGTGACCGCCGGAGCCACCGGATCGACCTGGCTCAGAACCCTTGCCCACAAGACCGGGCCCGACCCCGACAACGGCGCCGGCGACGAATATCCCGAAACCGCCCTCATGAAGGTCAACGTCCAGAAGGACAGCGGGAATGCGGGGCCGGCCGCCACCGCAGGACGGCCGGGCATGGCCACTTCGCCCCAGATCGCCGGGCCGCTTCCCGGATCCCACCCGGATCTGTCCAAAGAACCCATCGCGCGATCCCGAAGCATCGTCCTGAACGACGACGGCGGCAACAACTTCTGGATCAACGGCAAGCTGTTCGACCACACGAAGCCGACTTTCAAGAAACCGGCCACCCTCGGAACCGTCGAAGAATGGACGCTCACCAACACGAGTGGCCACGATCATCCGTTCCATCTCCATGTCGCGCCGTTCCAAATCCTCAGCGTGAACGGTGTCGCCCAGCCCCGTGCCGACTACATGGACGTGATGAGCGTGCCCCACGCAGTCAAGGGAAAGCCCGGAAAAGTGGTGATCCGGATACGCTTCGCCGACTTCACCGGTAAATGGTTCTTCCACTGCCACATCACCGGACACGAGGACACCGGAATGATGGGCTACCTGAACGTCATCGCTGCTGGATGA